A section of the Bacillus pumilus genome encodes:
- the dapD gene encoding 2,3,4,5-tetrahydropyridine-2,6-dicarboxylate N-acetyltransferase: MKQMDANEIISFIQNSTKSTPVKVYIKGDLEGIEFGEQAKTFITGNTGVVFGEWSDIQEALETNKDKIEDVVVENDRRNSAIPMLDLKNIKARIEPGAIIRDQVEIGDNAVIMMGASINIGSVIGEGTMIDMNVVLGGRATVGKNCHIGAGSVLAGVIEPPSAKPVVVEDDVVIGANAVVLEGVTIGKGAVVAAGAIVVNDVEPYTVVAGTPAKKIKDIDEKTKGKTEIKQELRQL; encoded by the coding sequence ATGAAACAAATGGACGCTAATGAAATTATTTCATTTATTCAAAATAGTACAAAATCAACACCTGTCAAAGTCTACATTAAAGGTGATTTAGAAGGTATTGAGTTTGGTGAACAGGCAAAAACGTTCATCACAGGAAACACTGGAGTTGTTTTCGGTGAGTGGAGCGACATTCAAGAAGCGCTAGAAACGAACAAAGACAAAATTGAAGATGTTGTTGTGGAAAATGATCGCCGCAACTCTGCCATCCCAATGTTAGATTTAAAGAACATTAAAGCACGTATTGAGCCAGGTGCGATCATTCGTGACCAAGTTGAAATCGGTGATAATGCAGTCATCATGATGGGGGCTTCTATTAATATCGGTTCTGTGATCGGCGAAGGAACAATGATTGACATGAACGTAGTGCTTGGCGGCCGTGCGACAGTAGGTAAGAACTGTCATATCGGTGCTGGATCTGTTCTTGCAGGTGTCATTGAGCCACCGTCTGCCAAGCCAGTTGTCGTAGAAGATGATGTTGTCATCGGTGCGAATGCTGTTGTTCTAGAAGGTGTGACAATTGGTAAAGGTGCAGTCGTAGCTGCAGGTGCGATCGTTGTGAACGACGTAGAACCTTACACAGTTGTAGCAGGTACACCTGCAAAGAAAATCAAAGACATTGATGAAAAAACAAAAGGTAAAACAGAAATTAAACAAGAACTGCGTCAGCTTTAA
- the cbpB gene encoding cyclic-di-AMP-binding protein CbpB, translating to MIEIEPTQLLESTVAEHMIDADKVAHVQIGNNLEHALLVLTKTGYTAIPVLDPSYHLHGLIGTNMIMDKIFGLERIEFEKLDQLKVEEVMLTDIPRLKTTDPVLKGVHAVTNNGFVCVVNEEQVFEGIFTRRVVLKRLNEVIHAAKK from the coding sequence ATGATAGAGATAGAACCAACTCAATTGCTTGAGTCAACAGTAGCTGAGCATATGATTGATGCAGATAAAGTGGCACATGTTCAAATTGGAAATAATCTTGAGCATGCTCTATTGGTCCTTACAAAAACAGGATATACAGCCATCCCGGTACTAGATCCTTCTTACCACCTGCATGGGTTAATTGGAACGAATATGATTATGGATAAGATATTTGGTTTAGAACGAATTGAATTCGAAAAACTGGACCAACTGAAGGTAGAAGAGGTTATGCTCACTGATATCCCTAGACTTAAAACGACAGATCCTGTGCTAAAAGGTGTTCACGCTGTAACGAATAATGGATTTGTTTGTGTCGTAAATGAGGAGCAAGTCTTTGAAGGAATATTTACACGACGTGTTGTATTAAAGCGCTTAAACGAAGTGATACATGCTGCGAAAAAATGA
- a CDS encoding ribonuclease H-like YkuK family protein, whose product MSDSFYYNLSEDHLAFSDVVMRMKDFIRKDPRSVYVLSIGTDSQVNQNVTKFMTAIHLHRIGKGAWGCLTQQVISRPVQSLREKISLETAFSQKVCADILEGPLTELMDLLLPFAEEGADLRFEAHLDIGKKGSTKELIQEMTGMITAMGIEAKIKPDSYAAFCYANRYTK is encoded by the coding sequence GTGAGTGATTCTTTTTATTACAATCTTTCTGAAGATCATTTAGCGTTTTCTGATGTCGTCATGAGAATGAAAGACTTTATTCGAAAAGACCCTAGATCCGTCTATGTGTTATCCATTGGTACGGACTCGCAGGTCAATCAAAATGTCACAAAATTTATGACTGCAATTCATCTCCACCGGATTGGCAAAGGGGCTTGGGGCTGCCTCACGCAACAAGTGATCAGCAGGCCTGTGCAAAGCCTTAGAGAAAAAATTTCATTAGAGACAGCGTTTAGCCAAAAGGTATGTGCAGACATCCTTGAGGGGCCTTTAACAGAACTGATGGATTTGCTTCTTCCGTTTGCTGAGGAAGGGGCAGACCTTCGTTTTGAAGCCCATTTAGATATTGGCAAAAAAGGAAGTACAAAAGAACTGATCCAGGAAATGACCGGAATGATCACAGCTATGGGAATTGAAGCTAAAATAAAACCCGACTCATACGCAGCATTTTGCTATGCCAATCGATACACAAAATAA
- the fadH gene encoding 2,4-dienoyl-CoA reductase — protein sequence MTKQTVIVTGGSSGMGKAMAVHLAHEGWNVVITGRTEETLEKVANEIKQNGGSIAYFQMDVRNPEDADQMVKFAVDTFGDVDALINNAAGNFLVPAEKLSPNGWKAVIDIVLNGTFFCSHAVGNYWIRQKKRGSMVNMVATYAWGAGVGVAHSAAAKAGVLSLTRTLAVEWGKQYRIRVNAIAPGPIERTGGADKLWESEEAAQRTLDSVPLGRLGTPEEIAELASFLLSEQASYINGDCITMDGGQWLNQSPF from the coding sequence ATGACGAAACAAACAGTGATTGTCACAGGGGGATCAAGCGGAATGGGGAAGGCGATGGCTGTCCATTTGGCACACGAAGGCTGGAATGTCGTGATTACAGGAAGAACAGAAGAAACGTTAGAAAAGGTAGCAAATGAAATCAAACAAAATGGCGGCTCGATCGCTTACTTCCAAATGGATGTGCGAAACCCAGAGGATGCTGATCAAATGGTCAAATTTGCTGTAGATACATTTGGTGATGTGGACGCTCTGATTAACAATGCTGCAGGAAACTTTTTGGTTCCAGCAGAAAAACTATCTCCAAACGGCTGGAAGGCTGTCATTGATATTGTATTAAATGGAACATTTTTTTGCAGTCATGCAGTGGGCAATTACTGGATTCGTCAAAAGAAAAGGGGAAGTATGGTCAATATGGTGGCAACCTATGCATGGGGTGCTGGTGTAGGTGTGGCGCATTCAGCAGCAGCAAAGGCAGGCGTTTTATCCCTCACTCGAACGCTTGCAGTGGAGTGGGGAAAGCAATATCGAATTCGCGTCAATGCCATCGCGCCAGGTCCAATTGAGAGAACAGGCGGTGCGGATAAACTATGGGAATCGGAAGAGGCAGCGCAAAGAACATTAGATAGTGTTCCTCTTGGCAGACTGGGCACACCAGAGGAAATCGCAGAACTCGCAAGCTTTTTATTATCTGAACAAGCGTCTTATATAAATGGCGATTGTATCACAATGGATGGAGGGCAATGGCTCAACCAATCCCCATTTTGA
- the abbA gene encoding antirepressor AbbA: MSVIENRFNEEEKKLLLNVLLNQEYAVELLSSEINDIECGTKNVDDNTYKQLITLYDRVRFEN; encoded by the coding sequence ATGAGCGTCATCGAAAATCGTTTTAATGAAGAAGAGAAAAAGCTATTATTAAACGTATTGCTGAATCAGGAATATGCTGTCGAATTACTAAGCAGTGAGATCAATGATATAGAATGTGGAACAAAAAATGTCGATGACAATACGTATAAGCAATTGATCACATTGTATGACAGAGTAAGGTTTGAGAATTAA
- a CDS encoding LysR family transcriptional regulator, translated as MQLQELHMLVVLSEELNMRKASERLFVSQPALSQRLQTIEKEWGTKIFFRSQKGLTVTSAGEQIIQFAKEVTVEQDRVRERIDELEGEIHGTLKLAVASIIGQHWLPKVLKRYVEKYPNAKVSLVTGWSSEMLKSLYEDHVHIGIIRGNPDWKGTKEYLMTDHLYLVDSVIKDVDELIETERPFIQFKSDSTYYQEIQHWWHQKFKVSPKQTILVDQIETCKQMAYHGIGYAILPSVTLYDHEKSVHKTPLVDVNGEQIGRDTWLLGYEASFQLKQVQAFVGVVKEMLESDAV; from the coding sequence ATGCAGCTTCAGGAGTTACATATGCTTGTTGTGCTAAGTGAAGAATTGAATATGAGAAAGGCTTCGGAGCGGCTCTTTGTCTCTCAGCCTGCGTTATCCCAAAGATTGCAGACAATCGAAAAAGAGTGGGGAACCAAAATCTTTTTTCGTTCTCAAAAAGGACTCACCGTAACTTCGGCAGGTGAACAGATCATTCAATTTGCAAAAGAAGTGACGGTTGAACAAGATCGAGTGAGAGAACGAATTGATGAACTTGAAGGAGAAATTCACGGCACGCTAAAGCTTGCGGTTGCATCTATTATTGGGCAGCACTGGCTGCCGAAAGTGTTAAAGCGATATGTCGAAAAATACCCAAATGCGAAGGTATCACTTGTGACCGGCTGGAGTAGTGAAATGCTCAAAAGCTTATACGAGGATCACGTACACATTGGGATCATTCGCGGAAACCCTGATTGGAAGGGAACTAAGGAATACTTGATGACAGATCATTTATATTTAGTAGATTCTGTTATCAAAGACGTGGATGAGTTAATTGAGACAGAACGCCCGTTTATTCAATTTAAAAGCGACAGCACGTATTATCAAGAAATTCAGCACTGGTGGCATCAAAAGTTCAAAGTGTCTCCAAAGCAGACGATTCTAGTGGATCAGATTGAGACGTGTAAACAAATGGCTTACCACGGCATCGGCTACGCCATTTTGCCTTCGGTCACCTTATACGACCATGAAAAAAGTGTTCATAAAACACCGCTTGTTGACGTGAATGGAGAGCAAATCGGACGTGACACATGGCTGCTAGGCTATGAAGCTTCTTTTCAATTAAAACAGGTGCAAGCATTTGTTGGTGTGGTCAAAGAAATGCTTGAAAGCGATGCGGTATAA
- a CDS encoding DUF4275 family protein, whose amino-acid sequence MKNNQLIKIHKPEWGDRLRARWRERFASHLSMKEQNEISIDDFLWHLCSFEMVTCLEKAEAIDAFLQQSKDKCTVFYQFVDDAYLFENASSLSINDLPYQTNHMDYNDMYVMDWNEKWTFVMTHETDYGPYFIQIDETNE is encoded by the coding sequence ATGAAAAACAATCAATTAATCAAAATACACAAACCTGAATGGGGAGATCGTTTGCGTGCGAGGTGGCGTGAACGTTTTGCTAGTCATCTTTCAATGAAAGAACAAAACGAGATATCAATAGATGATTTTTTATGGCATTTATGTAGTTTTGAGATGGTTACATGTCTTGAAAAGGCTGAAGCGATAGACGCATTTCTTCAGCAATCAAAGGATAAGTGCACTGTTTTTTATCAATTTGTGGACGATGCATATCTTTTCGAAAATGCCAGCTCTCTTTCAATCAATGATTTACCATATCAAACGAATCATATGGATTATAACGATATGTATGTGATGGATTGGAATGAAAAATGGACATTTGTAATGACACACGAAACGGATTATGGTCCATATTTTATTCAGATAGATGAAACGAACGAATGA
- a CDS encoding N-acetyldiaminopimelate deacetylase has translation MIYPRLIRIEERKRVHLLNREQLISIRRDLHQIPELGFKEFKTQAYLIKHLDAYSKDRIELETWRTGLFVKVKGTNPERVFAYRADMDGLSIPEDTGYPFQSVHEGKMHACGHDLHMTIALGVIDHFVHEPIKEDLLFMFQPAEEGPGGAEPMLTSDVLKKWTPDFITALHIAPEYPVGTIATKPGLLFANTSELVIDLEGKGGHAAYPHLANDMVVAASALVGQLQSVISRNVDPLDSAVITIGTITGGTAQNIIAQHAKLDGTIRTLSPESMEKVRKRIEALAKGIEIGYECKATVRYPSSYYEVDNSKELTEEFMSYVAEEGLANVVECREAMTGEDFGYMLKKYPGFMFWLGVDSEYGLHHAKLMPDEKAIETAVNVMTAYFKKQAGE, from the coding sequence ATGATATATCCACGTCTTATTCGTATAGAGGAAAGGAAGCGAGTTCACTTGTTAAATCGTGAGCAATTGATATCCATTCGAAGAGATTTACATCAAATCCCTGAGCTTGGTTTTAAAGAATTCAAAACACAAGCGTATCTCATCAAGCATCTTGATGCTTATTCAAAAGATCGCATTGAATTGGAAACATGGCGAACTGGACTTTTTGTTAAAGTAAAGGGAACAAATCCTGAGCGAGTATTTGCGTATCGAGCAGATATGGACGGTCTGTCTATTCCCGAGGATACAGGGTATCCATTTCAATCAGTACATGAAGGGAAGATGCATGCGTGTGGACATGACCTTCATATGACCATTGCACTTGGTGTCATTGATCATTTCGTTCATGAGCCAATTAAAGAAGATCTATTATTTATGTTCCAGCCGGCAGAAGAAGGTCCGGGCGGAGCTGAACCGATGCTGACAAGTGATGTGCTGAAAAAATGGACGCCGGATTTTATTACAGCACTGCATATTGCACCTGAATATCCTGTCGGAACGATAGCCACAAAGCCAGGGCTGCTTTTTGCCAATACGAGTGAGCTTGTGATTGATCTTGAAGGAAAAGGTGGACACGCTGCTTACCCTCATTTAGCGAATGATATGGTTGTGGCTGCGAGTGCACTTGTAGGTCAACTGCAATCGGTTATTTCTCGTAATGTGGATCCTCTTGATAGTGCCGTCATTACGATTGGCACGATTACCGGGGGAACGGCTCAAAATATCATTGCGCAGCATGCAAAGCTTGATGGCACCATTCGTACACTTTCACCAGAATCTATGGAAAAAGTGAGAAAGCGAATTGAAGCACTAGCAAAAGGGATTGAAATTGGCTACGAATGTAAGGCAACCGTGCGATACCCTTCATCTTATTACGAAGTGGATAATTCCAAGGAACTGACAGAAGAATTTATGTCATATGTTGCTGAAGAAGGACTTGCGAATGTGGTTGAATGCAGAGAGGCCATGACAGGAGAAGATTTTGGTTACATGCTGAAAAAATACCCTGGATTCATGTTTTGGTTAGGGGTCGATTCAGAATATGGTCTGCATCATGCAAAACTTATGCCTGATGAAAAAGCGATAGAAACAGCAGTAAATGTTATGACGGCTTATTTCAAAAAGCAAGCAGGTGAATGA
- a CDS encoding YkuS family protein produces MTRIGVEPSLSDVEELLKQKGYDVVRIQNEQQMDQCDCYVVTGLDSNVLGISDTTTKASVITASGMTADEICQEVEQRVQ; encoded by the coding sequence ATGACAAGAATTGGTGTAGAACCATCTTTATCTGATGTAGAAGAACTACTGAAGCAAAAAGGATATGACGTTGTACGTATTCAAAATGAACAGCAAATGGATCAGTGTGACTGCTATGTCGTCACAGGACTAGATTCAAATGTTCTTGGCATTTCAGACACAACGACAAAGGCATCTGTGATTACCGCATCTGGTATGACGGCTGATGAAATTTGTCAAGAAGTAGAACAGCGTGTTCAATAA
- a CDS encoding flavodoxin translates to MTEKVLLVYATMSGNTEAMADLIEKGITEAGAGVDRHEAMDIDAELLNDYTHIMLGAYTWGDGDLPDDFIDFYEEMEELDLTGKAFAVFGSGDTSYEHFCGAVDLIEEKVKELGGDIVMPSVKIELNPEGEEEEKLISFGKQFVHLHQQEAG, encoded by the coding sequence GTGACAGAAAAGGTTTTACTAGTGTATGCCACAATGTCTGGGAATACAGAAGCGATGGCAGATCTAATTGAAAAAGGAATCACAGAAGCAGGGGCTGGCGTGGACCGTCATGAAGCGATGGATATTGATGCAGAGCTTCTCAATGATTACACGCACATTATGTTAGGAGCATACACATGGGGGGATGGTGACCTTCCTGATGATTTTATTGATTTTTATGAAGAAATGGAAGAGCTTGATTTAACGGGAAAAGCATTTGCTGTATTCGGTTCCGGGGACACATCTTATGAGCATTTTTGCGGAGCTGTTGACCTAATCGAAGAAAAAGTGAAGGAACTTGGCGGTGACATTGTCATGCCATCCGTCAAGATCGAGCTAAATCCAGAAGGAGAAGAAGAAGAGAAATTGATTTCTTTTGGCAAACAATTTGTTCATCTGCACCAGCAGGAAGCGGGGTAA
- a CDS encoding EAL domain-containing protein: protein MVDPLDILTNIEDVFPHYQAIFSAEEQKVIGYEILGRMKLESETVSLGSFFTDSSIPDEYKVEVDHKVLTQALDLFTTEDDDLLIFINHDANILMLDHGESFLELLKEYEARGIQLNRFVIEFTEHTFSGDIEQLYHTLTYFRTYGIKIAISNIGKESSNLDRIALLSPDLLKIDLHALKASAPSPSYEYVLYSISLLARKIGAALIYEDIEANFQLQYAWRNGGRYFQGFYLHEPAAELIDRNKRKDQLREEFQQFIAHEKKKLQTVYEHSETFYKRIHQAVTTLKKSCSTNDELIQKLALELTDCSFRIYMCNEEGFQITGNVFKKEKEWLFQPEYIEKNWSWRPYFLANILQMRMSGKGFFSDIYSDLETGERIRTFSYPLEGDMYLFIDLPYAYLYEQDGLI from the coding sequence ATGGTCGATCCATTGGATATTTTAACGAATATTGAAGATGTTTTCCCGCACTATCAAGCGATATTCAGTGCGGAAGAGCAAAAAGTGATAGGCTATGAGATTTTAGGAAGAATGAAGCTCGAGTCTGAAACAGTTAGCCTAGGCTCCTTCTTTACGGATTCATCTATTCCTGACGAATATAAAGTGGAAGTAGATCATAAAGTACTGACGCAAGCACTCGATCTTTTCACAACAGAAGATGATGATTTGCTCATTTTTATTAATCATGATGCAAATATCTTGATGCTTGATCATGGTGAAAGCTTTTTGGAACTTTTGAAGGAATATGAAGCAAGGGGTATTCAGCTGAATCGATTTGTTATCGAATTTACAGAGCATACGTTTAGCGGCGATATTGAACAGCTTTACCATACGTTAACGTATTTTCGTACATATGGTATTAAAATCGCCATCTCGAATATCGGAAAAGAAAGCAGCAATCTTGATCGGATTGCTTTGCTCTCACCCGATCTATTAAAAATAGATTTACACGCATTAAAGGCATCGGCTCCTTCGCCTTCCTATGAATATGTTTTGTACAGCATTTCATTGCTTGCGAGAAAAATAGGGGCAGCTTTAATTTATGAAGACATTGAAGCAAATTTTCAGCTGCAGTATGCTTGGAGAAATGGCGGAAGATACTTTCAAGGGTTCTATCTTCATGAGCCTGCGGCGGAATTAATCGATCGCAATAAACGAAAAGATCAGCTGAGAGAAGAATTCCAGCAATTTATTGCCCATGAGAAAAAGAAACTTCAAACGGTCTACGAACATTCTGAAACATTTTATAAACGAATTCACCAAGCTGTCACGACCTTAAAAAAATCATGCAGTACAAATGATGAACTTATTCAAAAGCTGGCATTAGAATTAACGGATTGCAGCTTTCGGATTTATATGTGTAACGAAGAAGGCTTTCAAATCACTGGAAATGTGTTTAAAAAAGAAAAAGAATGGTTGTTTCAGCCTGAATATATCGAGAAAAACTGGAGCTGGCGTCCTTATTTCCTAGCAAATATTCTCCAAATGAGAATGAGCGGGAAAGGATTTTTCAGTGATATTTACAGCGATTTAGAAACTGGTGAGAGGATACGTACGTTTTCTTACCCGTTAGAGGGAGATATGTATTTGTTTATAGATCTTCCGTATGCCTATTTATATGAGCAAGATGGATTAATTTAA
- a CDS encoding metallophosphoesterase yields the protein MKQLSRRQFLKGAAGASILGFLATTCGYGYARYIEPRMIDTVSMTIRDAQLPASFDQFKIAQFSDVHLSDTFPSKELESVVQQINAESPDLIVFTGDLVDFQASIEEHEKAKAYLTKLHAPFGKLAICGNHDYGPFGIDLYEKTMEDCGFTICKNDVFPLEKEGAHIQIATMDDLMMSVPDYDLIKREVSSDLFTLLLVHEPDAALELDTIPINLQLSGHTHGGQVQLPFYGPILTAPFGHTYVEGLYGSYQHRIYVNRGLGTTRLPLRFLAKPELTFFTLSSRI from the coding sequence ATGAAGCAACTTTCTCGGAGACAGTTTTTAAAAGGAGCTGCTGGCGCGAGCATTCTCGGTTTTTTAGCTACAACATGTGGATATGGATATGCCAGATACATCGAACCACGCATGATCGATACTGTGTCAATGACCATTCGGGATGCTCAGCTTCCAGCTTCATTTGATCAGTTTAAAATTGCTCAATTTAGTGATGTTCATTTAAGTGATACATTTCCTTCAAAGGAATTAGAATCCGTCGTGCAGCAAATCAACGCTGAATCTCCAGACCTCATTGTGTTCACAGGGGATCTCGTTGATTTTCAAGCATCGATTGAAGAGCATGAAAAAGCGAAAGCCTATTTGACTAAGCTCCACGCCCCGTTTGGTAAGCTTGCGATATGCGGTAATCATGACTACGGACCATTTGGCATTGATCTTTATGAGAAAACGATGGAAGATTGCGGCTTTACAATATGTAAAAATGATGTGTTTCCATTAGAAAAAGAAGGGGCACATATTCAGATTGCGACAATGGATGACTTGATGATGAGTGTGCCGGATTATGACCTGATAAAGCGAGAAGTATCATCTGATTTATTTACCTTGCTGCTCGTACATGAGCCTGATGCAGCATTGGAGCTGGATACAATCCCTATTAACTTGCAGCTTTCTGGACATACCCATGGCGGTCAGGTGCAGCTCCCTTTTTATGGACCCATTCTCACAGCACCTTTCGGCCATACATATGTAGAAGGTTTATACGGAAGTTATCAGCACCGCATCTATGTCAACCGCGGACTTGGGACAACAAGACTGCCGCTTCGATTTTTAGCCAAACCTGAATTAACGTTTTTCACACTCTCTTCTCGCATTTAG
- a CDS encoding WD40/YVTN/BNR-like repeat-containing protein yields the protein MFHKGATAVAASKSGGYFVAVKREGIFHYSVESGWQQLFKLKHKIHAISYIGPYLFGVGENGTVIRSGDEGHTWALSSFPTNAVVWSITGRKDGFVCAHGKHSIYVSNDFGISWEIMKPFAHVNHPPVIRSLCAAGDHLYIGTQIHEVHGGIWVYDLESEQVFLLNREKHRMTASMLLCQEHLLVCALGSKKGKKGSVQILDLHTNILHDIQSQAFAREESFLDVSEDNSIVYVTTSQDEHGFSKVYQLDIEQKELKWFDTIKGHGFRVANQNENFFCAGLYESKFVRPYDEPALIH from the coding sequence ATGTTTCATAAAGGAGCGACGGCCGTTGCTGCATCTAAAAGCGGTGGGTACTTTGTCGCTGTAAAACGTGAAGGTATTTTTCACTACAGTGTGGAGAGCGGGTGGCAGCAACTGTTTAAACTCAAGCATAAAATTCATGCCATCAGCTACATTGGACCTTATTTATTCGGTGTTGGTGAAAACGGTACAGTGATTAGATCTGGAGATGAAGGCCATACATGGGCGCTATCATCCTTTCCAACAAATGCAGTCGTTTGGTCTATTACAGGACGCAAAGACGGGTTTGTGTGTGCACATGGAAAACATAGTATTTATGTGTCAAATGATTTCGGGATTTCCTGGGAAATTATGAAGCCATTTGCTCATGTGAACCACCCGCCTGTTATTCGTTCTTTATGTGCTGCGGGTGATCATCTTTATATTGGCACTCAAATTCATGAGGTTCACGGAGGAATATGGGTGTATGACTTGGAGAGTGAACAGGTTTTCCTCCTAAACAGAGAGAAGCACCGGATGACAGCTTCTATGCTGCTCTGTCAGGAGCATCTGCTTGTTTGCGCATTGGGGTCAAAAAAAGGCAAAAAGGGATCTGTTCAAATTTTAGATTTACATACCAATATACTGCATGATATTCAATCACAAGCCTTTGCTAGAGAGGAATCATTTTTGGATGTGTCAGAGGATAATAGCATTGTGTATGTGACAACTTCACAAGACGAACACGGGTTTTCTAAAGTGTATCAGCTTGATATAGAGCAAAAAGAGCTCAAATGGTTTGATACGATTAAAGGACACGGTTTTCGTGTAGCCAATCAAAATGAAAACTTTTTCTGTGCTGGTTTATATGAAAGCAAGTTTGTAAGGCCATATGATGAGCCGGCATTGATTCATTGA
- a CDS encoding YkuJ family protein: MSQLMGIITRLQSLQETAEAANEPAQRYFEVNGEKICSVKYFEKNQTFELTVFQQGDKPNTFPFDNIDMISIEIFELLQS, from the coding sequence ATGTCACAATTAATGGGTATCATTACAAGGCTGCAAAGTCTTCAAGAGACAGCAGAAGCTGCAAACGAGCCGGCACAGCGTTATTTCGAAGTGAACGGTGAGAAAATCTGTAGTGTGAAGTATTTCGAAAAGAATCAAACGTTTGAATTGACTGTTTTTCAACAAGGGGATAAGCCAAACACTTTCCCATTTGACAACATTGATATGATTTCGATTGAGATTTTTGAGCTTTTACAATCCTAA
- a CDS encoding manganese catalase family protein — protein MIKRDKRLLIDLPRPDHPDANGAAAVQELLGGKFGEMSTLNNYMFQSFNFRGKRKLKPFYDLVSSITAEEFGHVELVTTAVNLMITGTTHGGDPDTTPMKAAVDKRNTQHFIQTAQTGYPFDSMAKPWTGENVFSSGNLILDLLHNFFLECGARTHKMRVYEMTDHPTAREMIGYLLVRGGVHVVAYAKALEVATGVDVGKMLPIPNLDNKYFDSARKFEDQNIHTKLYTFSDTDYKDINKIWKGSHPIDGKPLTVIEGTPQGAPVPDYRELPEEFAPGISKEDFDEIAKRLMRSAGL, from the coding sequence ATGATCAAACGTGACAAGCGGCTGCTAATTGATTTGCCAAGACCAGATCATCCAGATGCAAATGGTGCTGCTGCTGTGCAAGAATTACTCGGCGGAAAATTCGGTGAAATGTCCACATTAAATAATTACATGTTCCAATCCTTTAACTTTAGAGGAAAACGAAAACTCAAACCGTTTTATGATCTCGTATCCAGTATTACGGCTGAAGAATTCGGTCATGTAGAACTTGTGACCACTGCTGTGAATCTCATGATTACAGGGACCACCCATGGCGGAGATCCAGATACGACACCGATGAAAGCGGCTGTCGATAAACGAAATACACAGCATTTTATTCAAACGGCTCAAACAGGTTATCCGTTTGATTCCATGGCAAAACCTTGGACCGGAGAGAATGTGTTCTCAAGCGGCAACCTGATTCTTGACCTCCTTCATAATTTCTTCCTTGAATGCGGGGCTCGTACGCACAAAATGCGCGTATATGAAATGACAGATCATCCTACAGCAAGAGAGATGATCGGTTATTTACTTGTGCGGGGCGGTGTGCACGTTGTGGCATATGCAAAGGCGCTTGAAGTAGCCACAGGAGTAGATGTAGGGAAAATGCTCCCGATTCCAAACCTCGACAACAAATACTTTGATTCTGCGAGAAAATTTGAAGACCAAAATATTCATACAAAACTGTACACATTTAGTGATACGGATTACAAAGATATCAATAAAATTTGGAAGGGCAGCCATCCGATTGATGGAAAACCGCTCACAGTGATTGAGGGCACCCCGCAAGGAGCACCTGTGCCAGATTATAGAGAATTACCGGAAGAGTTTGCCCCAGGCATTTCCAAAGAGGATTTTGACGAAATTGCCAAACGTCTAATGAGATCTGCTGGTTTATAA
- a CDS encoding flavodoxin has protein sequence MKALIAFASMSGNTEDMAAIIKQTLEGKGIDTEMLEFDDTSAEDLSSYDYVFIGSYTWGDGDLPYEAEDFYEEVSALELSDIKAAVFGSGDYSYPKFCEAVHTFHDMLKSTGASVFPETLKMELAPDTDEDVACCQEFATSFLTWAALSEKRVENHVS, from the coding sequence ATGAAAGCACTAATTGCATTTGCGAGTATGTCTGGTAATACAGAAGATATGGCAGCGATCATAAAACAAACACTAGAAGGAAAAGGGATCGATACAGAGATGTTGGAATTTGATGATACAAGCGCAGAGGACCTTTCTTCATACGATTATGTGTTCATCGGTTCTTATACATGGGGTGATGGTGATTTACCTTATGAAGCAGAGGATTTTTATGAAGAGGTTTCTGCGCTTGAACTAAGTGACATCAAAGCAGCTGTGTTCGGATCCGGAGATTACAGCTATCCGAAGTTTTGTGAGGCTGTCCATACATTTCATGACATGCTCAAATCAACTGGTGCATCTGTATTCCCTGAAACATTGAAAATGGAGCTTGCGCCTGATACAGATGAAGATGTGGCGTGCTGTCAGGAATTTGCGACAAGCTTTTTAACGTGGGCGGCGCTATCTGAGAAACGAGTTGAAAATCATGTTTCATAA